The Winogradskyella schleiferi genome contains the following window.
TTATTAACGCTTATCGAATCAATGAAGGATTAAATCCTTTACAAAATCATAATACCGTTAAAGCTGTAGCATTTACACATACCGACTATATGATTGAAGTGAATAATGTATCTCACGATAACTTCTTTTTAAGACAACAGAGCTTACAAGCTAATGCAAGTGCTAATGTCGTTTCAGAAAACGTGGCTTATGGTTTTAATTCAGCGGCATCAGTTGTAAATGCGTGGTTAAATAGCCCAGGCCACAGAGACAACATAGAAGGTGATTTCACGGATTTTGATGTATCAG
Protein-coding sequences here:
- a CDS encoding CAP domain-containing protein; amino-acid sequence: MKATKLLPFLAIIAIFSFTSCSTDSMEDEVLNAIEVPVAPQAKQIEIEIMELINAYRINEGLNPLQNHNTVKAVAFTHTDYMIEVNNVSHDNFFLRQQSLQANASANVVSENVAYGFNSAASVVNAWLNSPGHRDNIEGDFTDFDVSAEKNAEGKWYFTNMFIKR